Proteins from a single region of Urocitellus parryii isolate mUroPar1 chromosome 4, mUroPar1.hap1, whole genome shotgun sequence:
- the Znf215 gene encoding zinc finger protein 215, which produces MLENYRNLHSLHKAHPLSKPVEIPKLESKKERWIMEGEVPRRTIWDMETVSKDQDSVPKQRASTEESSYGVNMTRFTKREHPFLEDWKSEDWLHGIQKNQNVSLLQEVSNHKTVCTEEGDSECNENKKSFNSVSSIWDIQQGIAMRKGLTKEHKFKTNFKSNSELVGKKHLEYNECGNALNLSTHIIQSPKSHTKMNSYECYQCGKAFSRTSSLIRHQIIHTGEKPYKCSECGRLFNRNTNLIKHKKIHTKAKIYEDNKSGKALCKSEDNNKNPRLHSGDSSYECVDCGKSFNRSSSLIRHQMIHTGEKPFKCKDCKKTFNRHSNLIKHQKLHARDQS; this is translated from the exons atgctggagaactatagGAACCTGCATTCATTGCATAAAG CTCATCCACTTTCCAAACCAGTTGAGATCCCCAAATTGGAgagtaagaaagaaagatggataaTGGAGGGAGAAGTCCCAAGAAGGACCATTTGGG acATGGAAACTGTTTCAAAAGATCAAGATTCAGTTCCTAAGCAGAGGGCTTCTACAGAAGAATCATCCTATGGAGTAAATATGACAAGGTTTACCAAACGTGAACATCCTTTCTTGGAAGACTGGAAAAGTGAGGATTGGTTACATGGAATCCAGAAAAATCAGAACGTAAGTTTGCTGCAAGAGGTTTCTAATCATAAAACTGTCTGCACAGAGGAGGGAGACTCTGAAtgtaatgaaaataagaaaagcttTAATTCAGTTAGCTCTATATGGGATATACAACAGGGAATTGCTATGAGAAAGGGTCTCACAAAAGAACACAAGTTTAAAACTAATTTCAAATCCAATTCAGAATTAGTGGGTAAGAAACATTTAGAATATAATGAATGTGGAAATGCCTTGAATCTAAGTACACATATTATTCAATCCCCCAAAAGTCACACAAAAATGAATTCCTATGAATGTTatcaatgtggaaaagccttcagcAGGACTTCATCCCTCATTCGACATCAGAtcattcacactggagagaaaccctataaaTGCAGTGAATGTGGGAGATTGTTCAACCGAAATACAAAccttataaaacataaaaaaattcatactaAGGCTAAGATTTATGAAGACAATAAAAGTGGAAAAGCCTTGTGTAAGAGTGAAGACAATAATAAAAACCCAAGACTCCATTCTGGAGACAGTTCCTATGAATGTGTTGACTGTGGAAAATCCTTCAACCGCAGCTCTTCCCTTATTCGACATCAGATGattcatacaggagagaaacCATTCAAGTGTAAGGACTGTAAGAAAACCTTCAACAGACATTCAAACCTTATTAAACACCAAAAACTTCATGCTAGAGATCAAtcctga